The Limanda limanda chromosome 14, fLimLim1.1, whole genome shotgun sequence genomic interval TGGTCGGCCTGCATGAGACAGACCCAAGTTTAACAGCTTTCTAGTTCAAGTTTACATTTCAAGACATTATTGCTGGGAGCagtttccttttaaaaaaaatctttgaatGTAAAGACTTTTTCACTTGAGCACCCGCTCCCCTAACTGTCTGAGCACGGCCCTGAGGAAACCAGTGGGAGCAGTAGGAGTCTTTGCTGAAGACATGCATGTTGTTGTGTAATTACAGGGCAGTTATCTAATCTATCATAAttcaatattccctttcatgaTGAGGTGTTAATGTAGAATTCAAAGAAGCATAATTATGTTATAATATCAAATCCAACCCACCAGACACAGTGGTGGTCCAGACGCTTGACGCAGGATCCACAGGTTCGACAGTGTCCGGCCCGCGGGGGTCGCATTGTTTTGCACACACAGCATCTGCTCCACTTTTCTGTCAgggcaggaggagaggtggagtaGACCCCTGATTGGCTGGATCCATTTAGATGTGTAGAGTCCTTGTTAACCTCCTCACTCTGGCTGTGACAGGAGGTGCTGTGAAACCCTGGGCCTCTCTTGGTGTGAATGAGAGATCCGATGGTGAGGATCATCCCAGCAGTCACAGTGCACAGCTGCAGGTGGCTGATGTCCCCACGCGGTAGGAtctctgtgatgaagaggtaATACATGTAGGCCAGAGAGAACAGCGCcagagtgaggaagaagagggtgcGTCTCCTCTTGCGGTGCGTGGCGTAGTAGTACCAGAGGACCAGGCCGGGCAGGGCTGTCAGGATGATGATGCCCAGCAGGTAGTGCAGCGCTGCGGCTCggagcagcagaggcagcagcaccAGGGCCGGGATCATGGAGATCTCCAGGTTGTCAATCAGAGCTCCGAGAACAAGAGAGTGACATCCGCCGTGAGGGGGTTTGTGTTTCAGCCACCTGCAGCTCACACATTCAGGCAGAGATACAAACACTAATTAGGAATGATGCTAATACACTTTCATTGATCAAACTAATAAGAAGATATGAGGAAAAATCACatatgttgttttcttatttgaagGGTCAGACCCTGTCATTTTTAATATTGTGCTTTGGTGTGATTTCacatgtgtttgcttttaaataaactgtaaaaagataaataaatggatGAAATCAAATGCATTTGTGATTAAATACATCGCAACATGGTGTCATCAAGTCTCAGAAGGATCTGGGGACCTGGGACATTTCTTCATTGGCCTGAAGTGTATTGTACTAACGCAGGGATTCCAAAACCTTTCAGCCCTTGATGCCCAAAATAACCAAGCTAGAGTTATGTGACCCCCATTATCCCAAAGGAAACTTGAGCTGAGCTTGTTCACAAAAATTCTCCCATGGTCAACCACCGTGCTGTAAACTGACCTGCTGCAACTGATGCTGTCACTCATCTGTCATAATCACCATGGTTATTTACATGGATTTATGTACTTTTTTTAGCTTTTGGAACAATTATGGCTAAAATATGATATTGAGAATTGCATCTAAATTGTATTTGACATCTTTAAATCATCTTGTTACCCATCTGTGACTCAGTAAAGGTCACACGTCTCACTAAAGGTCATACTTCTTCTAACCTGTTAAAGGCCTCGTCCAGATCTTCACAGTCACAGCAGCATCCATACTGGTAGATATCACACTCGCAGCAGCACATGGGATCATCTGGCTCCGGAGGCTTTAACTTCTCCCATTTCATTATGGCTTCCCGATGTTCACAGGGCAACTTCGTTCTCTGGAGCGATAAACGAATGACCTACACCATTACAACGAACTATTAGTGCAGGGAACATATCTATGGAATGTACTGCCATAATctataacacaaaaaaacacacacacacgatctcTAACTTCGAAAAACAGTATGTATACATACATATCCACATATATATAGTAGCAATTATCGTAATTATAGATATAGGTCAACTTTACATCTGAATAGGCAGCAGACCACTAATCAATTAAAAGCAAAccattttatttgacatttgtcAAACCACAGAAAATCATTACAGTATAAACATGGACTGGACTTAACCTGCAGCCGTAATGTATAACAATATAAGTAATTTCTATAATCAGAAAAGTGACATCCCAAGAGGTTCAATTTGTAATTTGTTGAAACAAGGCCACCGTGTCCACAGGGACAAATTTTCTGGGCCAGCAAACCCAGGTCCTGAACACTCAGAGATGAACTTGAGTTATTGTCAGTGtgggttattattattttagtctGGTTAGTTGGGTTCTTGTGCAGATCCTGACCATTATCTATTCAGGAGTAAAGGGagagaaatatataaattgaGGGAAAATATAATTCCAGTCatcttttatctgtttgttttagtttctttctTCAAACGGCTTTTACATGACTTTTAACAAGCTgtataatcatcattattagCCACAATCACTTCATAAATTCTATTTAAATATTCTAAAAGCAAAATACAACTCCATTTAACCAGGATAAACCATTCCTTTGTTGACTTaccttataaaaaaaaagatatatcaAGAAGATGAGCCCTTGTCACCAATGAAAACAGCTCCTTGGTTTCTCTTCAGTCATTTGTGTTGAAAAAGGAACATTGGCAGCTTTCTTGCTctggtgctgctgcagcgggatggttttcttttcttggatCCCCCCGGTGGAAGTGTCCCAGCTGAAGGCCAGTTGGATTCCTCCTGACAAGCGGTTTGATATTGTGTTGCATCGGCCGGTGGACGACTAGACCGTCCTcacatttctttgaaaaattCAGAAGCTGTTCTCAAGTAAATTTAGCCTTCCTCTGCTTTACAGCTTGAATCAATTACCAGTTTAGGCTTTAATTCTGGCAGGCTTGGTAAATCTAGGTGCTCCTTCACCAGGCGGAGGAAGCCAGAGAGTCTTTCCTACCTCCTCCCACAGCTGAGGGGCTGTGTTGAGGTGTTCTAAAGCTGCATGGGCACCGATAATCCACACTGAGCTGGACAAGGGTGCGTATGAGAAACATGACAGGCTCTCATagatgagggagagagtgaTGATCCAACGGCGGCCCCACCCTCTGGGATCATATTTCCTCCCACAGGCAACCTGACCTTACTTCTCACACAGAAAACTCcagaagggtgtgtgtgtgtgcgtgtgtgtgtgtgtgtgtgtgtgtgtgtgtgtgtgtgtgtgtgtgtgtgtgtgtgtgtgtgtgtgtgtgtgtgtgtgtgtgtgtgtgtgtgtgtgtgtgtgtgtgtgtgtgtgttctcatatTGTGGGGACTTGCATCTgtttacacactcacattatggggacttgtatTTCTTTGGGGGAGACAAGTTTAGGGTAAGTGTTCGGCAAGTAATAaccatggttaaggttagagtaagtctccaggaaatcagtgtaagtctgtgtgtgtgtgcttgtttgtgacTCAAAGCAAACACGAATGCTCCtattgtgagtctgtgtttctATACATTACAGCCACTGCATTCTATGAGTATATCTGAGAAGTGATTGCAGGACGAAAGTTCTCCTTTTCTCTCGGAGCTCAGTTTTATGAGAACTTCAGATTCTTACCCAGGAACACTTGCATAGCTTGTTTGTTGACTCAGGACCTTGAATCCAGTTGATAAAAACTCAATTATTCAATCTTTGTTGGTAGAAGCAGGAGATTAAAGAAATTGAGATCAGATAGTGGTGAGAACCAATTGAAAACCTTATAGGAGCTGACAGCTCAGTGAACTATAGGAAAATAGTGAATTTCAGAAAGTAGTCATAAAACTGATGCTGCAGTTGCAGGAGTCATCTATACGACAATATCTGAGAgagggtgaccaatagcaacttTTATAGACTACAGGTTAGAGTTATTAAACTAACACATTATCTTCTTTGAAGTGGACAATGTGAGTTCGCTAGCTCCAAAATTTGAGTTGAGTCTGTGTTTGAAGTCAAATGTTATGATTATCACttttcacacgcacacacacacacacacacacacacacacacacacacacacacacacacacacacacacacactcacacacacacacacacacacacacacacacacactcacactgcccATCAGTCATTACAAATTGAAGAATAAGAGGTGCATTATAAGCTATAAACTGGTATATattggtatatatatattcttagaATGGTGTCTGCACCAGTGTGTGAGTCTGGATGGATTGAATCAATGCAGAGAAACGATGCTCTTGCTCCTGAGGGTTATACTTCCATTAGTCTTGATGGAGCCCGGAACCCGAGATACAGGCTCTAATCTATTTTGGAAGAATTAATGCCGCGAGTCGTAGACAACAGACTGAGCCAACTGCAGGATGGACATTACACATCAGCAAACTGCAAAGATGCTGTGTGTGCAACAAATAAAGACTGAAGAGGAAACGCAACAGACTGTGTCTCTACAGAGCAGCTGTTTTCATCTTAAACCTCCATGAAAACAAATCATGTTATCCACTtttgaactttgacgccacgccactaaTATGGcctttgacgaaaagtcacagtaatcttatgcctacaatatcaatgtcttgagacccaacggacacagtttgacatatTTGCATTCAGTGGATGAGGGggaatacatccaagtgtaagacatgcaaaaaacaagacatttcctgttgccacgaGCAGGCACTGTGATTTTGAGTCacgatttctttatttaaattttttgatatatacaattatttttgtatttattttatttttaaaatttaatgtaatttaatttgacAGTGCAGACACAGAGGTCATGTATtcccttaaaaaataaagctaaaTATCAGTATGTTAGTTAATAGGCTCTTTTCTTGAACATGTGCGCCACTTAGAGGTGAAAGTCCTTTCTCACATATCTGTGTTCATGAGGGTTGATTCTCATATAAATGTTCATCTGTTTAAAAGGTAAAGGAAACAGATTGtcgaaaataaaaactgaatacCGCTTCTCTGCACATGAAAAAATCAGGACGCAACAGAAATCAGTcatttctttacatttatttcacacAACAGCAATGTACCAGGAATATAATAGTCAGACATCTGTTACAACACAACTCTAACAGATTCATCCATTCACATTTTTTACATCATATCAAGTATATATTCCACAACATCAATATCACACTAAGGAGGTAAGAGAAGAAAGAATGGTTTTAATGCCCCGATATCACTCAGTGCATCCGTCCCTTTACCCGTGTGCATGGTTCCATTCGTAAATATAGCTTTTTATCACGTTAAATCTGGGGGAAGAACAACAGCCGTTTCCACTCTTTGTTGCAGCTTGTAATTAAGTGCAAGTGCAGCGCCTGATGGGGGCCCACTGATTTTAACCACCTCGAGATGGAGTAGTGATCGATAAGTGCTCTTCAATTGTAATATTGTTTGGGCTCTGAGGGGATTCCAGTGCTGTGTTTATGAAGCAAAGATCAACAAAACGAATTTGTCCGGATCATGGAATGTTTAAGGGGACGTAAACACCAAGGTAGACAAAGGTTTGTAGACACTCAGAACACGGGCCGTTGAAACTGCACTTTGTTACACTGCACTGGGGTTTAAGTATGTGGGAGAGGGGAGAAGACGTGAGAAACTCATTCCTCCAGCGTCCGGAAGGCGTTCTGCATGTCTTCCAGCAGCTGAGCGTACTCTGCTTTGATTTTGGCTTCGCCATCCTTCACAGGGTCCTAAAGAATCCAGTGAACATACACAGAGATTAGGTTATTTATCATGGGTGATGAAAAGTAGgacgaaaaaaaaacaaaaaaacaaatgtggtcATCTCCGTAAAAACAAGGCACAGTCATGTACCTTAAACTTCATGGAGCTGATCCTGTAAAGAATCTCTCCCATGTGCTCCCTGATCATGGCCCACGTGATTTTGTTGTCGCTCTGTGCCGTGGTCTCCACCGCGTGTCGCGCCAGGTCGTAGAAGGCGATCGTGTTCGAGAGGATGCCCACAGTTTTGTAGAAGGGGCAGAACCTGTGTATtgacagaaaaatgtgtgaagCTCACAGCTTAGGATGTAAAGGAAGGATAGTTAGATGTCTCCCATTCACTTGCGAAGAAGTTGATCATTTGTAAGCTGTGTAGTAAACTTTGTCATCCCTGGGAACTTACATCTACACCCGTTAGATTGGAttgttattttgaaaagaatACAAAGGTGGAAGAGCCAGCTCATACATTGTAAATGATATATGTTTTTCACCTGTCGTAGGGGGTATAAccattctgctgcagaaagtCGTCTTTGATGAGCTTAGCAACTTCCAGAGTGATCTTGTCACTCTCAGCAAGGGAGGCCTGTGAACAATTACAAGAAGATCAGTCGCATTAATACTTTCAGCACCGTTGATTTACCAGGACAGCATGCCAAcaatttaaattgtaaaaataatttaacataatgaataaatataataaaataatgaatctacAACTTTGACAGACATGTCTTCACTGGTTGAAGAGATTAACTGTCTtaaaaatttgaagaaattacaTTAACAGTTTGGCTGTTTTGTTAGAGGATAGAGAATGTCCgtgttaaaaacattttgagcaTCTAACTTTCATCGGGGAAACTTTAATGAAGTGAAACAGATCTGGGACCATatatgttatttatatatattgaacAGTGCCGGCAGCATCTCCtagataagtctttttttgcATTAACTAAATTTGCATGAATCTTTTTTCCTAAATTTGTTATTTAATCATAATCTGCCGAACCTTTCCCACGAGCTGCACGATTTCAGCaaggtcctcctcctcctgtagaATCTCTTTGGATTTTGTACGGAGAGCGACGAACTCAGGGAAATGTTTGTCGTAGTATTCATCCAGAGCTCGTGTGTACTTGCTGTAGCTAATCAGCCAGTTTACAGAGGGGAAGTGTTTTCTCTGGGCCAGCTTTTTGTCCAAGCCCCAGAAAACCTGCAGAGAAGGAAACAACAAATACTGACGCTACCTCAGAGTGATGTGCAGGGACGAAACAACCACTGAAGGGAGAATTACATACCTGAACAATTCCCAATGTGGCTGAAGTGACAGGATCTGAGAAgtctccaccagggggcgacacACTAAGAGGTCAACATATAAAAGAAAGAGTCAGCCTGATAATTTATCATTTACCTTTATTGTCGGAGTTTATCTTGCTGTGCTGCTTACGTTGCTTATTCACATGAAAAAGTTTCACAGGAAAAAtgctaaattaattaaatgagatCTTGGAATCAAAGACTTTTTTTCAAGACCCAATATTTCACTGATATCATACAGACAAAAAAATCCATTATCCATCCTTATACAAAGAGTGGACTCACGCTCCGACGATGCTGACGCTGCCTTCTCTCTCTGGATTCCCCAGACACTTCACACGTCCAGCCCTCTCGTAGAAGGAGGCGAGCCTGGCCCCCAGGTAAGCAGGGTAACCGCTGTCTGCACAGGACGACACACGCAGTTGAAACTGTTTCACTGTAAACTGTCCTagctgttaaaaaaataaaacatataacatGTAACTGGTGAACTTACCAGCGGGCATCTCAGCCAATCTTCCAGAGATTTCTCTCAGAGCCTCAGCCCATCGAGACGTGGAGTCAGCCATCATGCTCACGTTATAACCCATATCTCGGAAGTACTCTGATAGTGTGATACCTGCAAAGGAAGTTATATACGACCCATTGTttagaaataaataagaaagggactttatttctgttttcaatcaaaataa includes:
- the LOC133019716 gene encoding palmitoyltransferase ZDHHC23-A-like, encoding MKWEKLKPPEPDDPMCCCECDIYQYGCCCDCEDLDEAFNRWLKHKPPHGGCHSLVLGALIDNLEISMIPALVLLPLLLRAAALHYLLGIIILTALPGLVLWYYYATHRKRRRTLFFLTLALFSLAYMYYLFITEILPRGDISHLQLCTVTAGMILTIGSLIHTKRGPGFHSTSCHSQSEEVNKDSTHLNGSSQSGVYSTSPPALTEKWSRCCVCKTMRPPRAGHCRTCGSCVKRLDHHCVWINSCVGQANHRSFLLTLLVFVLTSLYGISLVLCSICPRQYVMTALFYCPGVYSQSSSALCFTCAWYSSIVTGGLLYLLLVQVLNISFNVTEREAQLALRNKTGQSRLWGLVIHTGEYSRGFCQNWVEFLSMTDASVSPRSSLTDLV